From Vitis vinifera cultivar Pinot Noir 40024 chromosome 3, ASM3070453v1, the proteins below share one genomic window:
- the LOC132253550 gene encoding putative disease resistance protein At1g50180 yields MATDAVVSFAVERIGDMLIQEAIFLKGVRGKVERLQKDLRAMKCFLEEAEKKQEEDLRVRKWVSEIRDVVYDVEDIIDMFILNAESLRTDYFLKRVFKKLINRHKVGKKIEDIQLTLQDISNRREALGIKNIGEGTSGSGQMLQDLRRSSPRAEERVIVGLTQEAHKLVEQLIGGGQRRRVISLVGMGGIGKTTLAKKVYNHEKIVEHFPEFRAWIYVSQDCRPREVYMQIINQVSEPTKEQAEMIEKYGENELGDFLHDHLKEKKYLIVLDDVWRCADWDFLAKVSSNDPDCLGNVFPDGSNGSRLLLTTRYKDVALHADARTIPLEMRLLSKQESWDLFCRKAFLDADSERYPPDLKELGEEMVGKCKGLPLAIVVLGGLLSRNMSHTEWKQVHDNISAHLDKEGQMGVMTMLNLSYIDLPHYLKPCFLHLSLFPEDYVISSRKLLLLWTAEGFVREQDDRRMKDMAEVYLNELINRNLIQVVRMSVNARVMKCRVHDLIRELAIEKAKEQNFMGTSIADPLSPSANLSLFSSKSRRRSIYSDFERHNLQPMDQERFKQLNLP; encoded by the exons ATGGCGACAGACGCTGTGGTTTCCTTTGCGGTTGAAAGGATCGGTGACATGCTCATTCAAGAAGCAATTTTCTTGAAGGGGGTACGGGGGAAAGTGGAGAGGCTGCAGAAAGATCTAAGGGCGATGAAATGCTTCTTGGAAGAAGCGGAGAAGAAGCAAGAAGAAGATTTAAGAGTGCGCAAGTGGGTTTCCGAAATCCGTGATGTGGTTTATGATGTTGAGGACATCATAGACATGTTCATCCTGAATGCAGAGTCCCTGAGAACAGACTACTTTCTCAAGCGTGTCTTCAAGAAGTTGATAAACCGCCATAAGGTTGGCAAGAAAATTGAAGACATCCAACTGACCCTCCAAGACATCTCAAATAGGCGGGAGGCTctaggaataaaaaatattggagaAGGAACAAGCGGTTCGGGTCAAATGTTGCAGGATCTAAGACGCTCCTCTCCTCGTGCAGAAGAGCGTGTCATCGTGGGCCTTACACAGGAGGCACATAAGCTAGTGGAGCAGCTGATCGGAGGAGGCCAAAGACGCCGCGTGATTTCTTTGGTAGGAATGGGCGGCATAGGCAAAACCACCCTTGCCAAGAAGGTCTATAATCATGAAAAAATTGTGGAACACTTTCCAGAATTTCGTGCCTGGATTTATGTATCCCAAGATTGTAGACCCAGAGAGGTTTATATGCAAATTATTAACCAGGTTTCTGAACCGACTAAAGAGCAAGCAGAAATGATAGAGAAGTATGGTGAGAACGAGTTGGGGGATTTCCTTCATGATCATTTGAAggagaaaaaatatttgatagtTCTGGATGATGTATGGAGGTGTGCCGATTGGGATTTTCTTGCAAAAGTGAGCAGCAACGATCCTGATTGCCTTGGAAATGTTTTTCCCGATGGGAGTAACGGCAGCAGATTACTTCTTACAACTCGATATAAGGATGTTGCTTTGCATGCAGATGCTCGAACTATTCCCCTTGAAATGCGGCTTCTTTCGAAACAAGAGAGCTGGGACTTGTTTTGTCGGAAGGCGTTCCTTGATGCTGATAGCGAGAGGTATCCTCCAGATTTGAAGGAACTTGGGGAAGAGATGGTGGGCAAATGTAAAGGTTTGCCATTGGCCATCGTTGTATTGGGGGGTTTGCTGTCAAGAAATATGTCACATACAGAATGGAAGCAGGTGCATGATAACATTAGTGCACACCTTGATAAAGAAGGCCAAATGGGAGTAATGACAATGCTAAACCTGAGCTACATCGACTTGCCCCATTACTTGAAACCGTGCTTTCTTCATTTAAGTCTCTTCCCAGAAGATTACGTGATCTCCTCAAGAAAACTGCTCCTTTTATGGACTGCTGAGGGTTTTGTGCGAGAACAAGATGACCGAAGAATGAAAGACATGGCTGAGGTTTACTTGAATGAGTTAATCAATAGAAACTTGATTCAAGTAGTGAGAATGAGTGTTAATGCAAGGGTTATGAAATGTCGAGTTCATGACCTTATACGAGAGTTGGCTATTGAAAAGGCAAAAGAGCAAAACTTCATGGGAACTAGTATTGCAGATCCTCTATCCCCCTCCGCCAATTTATCTCTCTTTTCATCTAAATCCCGTCGACGAAGTATTTATTCTGACTTTGAGAG GCACAACCTTCAACCAATGGATCAAGAACGATTCAAGCAACTTAACTTGCCTTGA